One part of the Parabacteroides distasonis ATCC 8503 genome encodes these proteins:
- the yaaA gene encoding peroxide stress protein YaaA — protein MLILLSPAKTMTGTSKIKAPQGTTPRFQQEANEIALHMTQFPIDELSRILKLSPKLAAECYRRYQDFHAEDKQPLQAILAYTGVVFKNISPKDFTEEDFLFSQEHMRFVSGCYGLLRPLDLIKPYRMEFDVKIPELGDGNMYAFWKDRQTNTLIHDVRQGDRILLNLASLDIQPSFQWKEVERSVRIITPEFKIWKNGKAETIVIYAKMCRGQMSRYLIKNRISDPEALKAFTWEGFSYKESMSEGDNWVFLQE, from the coding sequence ATGTTGATATTATTATCTCCGGCTAAGACAATGACCGGGACATCCAAGATAAAAGCGCCGCAAGGCACGACTCCACGTTTCCAGCAAGAGGCGAACGAGATCGCCCTGCATATGACCCAATTTCCCATTGACGAATTAAGTCGTATCCTCAAGCTCAGCCCGAAACTGGCGGCGGAATGTTACCGCAGATACCAAGATTTTCATGCGGAAGACAAACAGCCCTTGCAAGCGATACTCGCCTATACCGGTGTCGTATTCAAGAATATCAGCCCGAAAGACTTCACGGAGGAGGATTTTCTTTTCTCGCAAGAACATATGCGTTTCGTATCGGGATGCTACGGGTTACTTCGCCCATTAGACCTTATCAAGCCTTACCGGATGGAGTTCGACGTAAAAATCCCGGAACTAGGCGACGGGAATATGTACGCCTTCTGGAAGGACAGGCAAACAAATACATTAATCCATGACGTCCGACAGGGAGACAGAATCCTACTGAATCTAGCCAGCTTGGATATCCAACCCTCTTTCCAGTGGAAGGAGGTGGAGCGATCCGTCCGGATCATCACGCCCGAGTTCAAGATCTGGAAGAACGGCAAAGCGGAGACGATCGTGATCTATGCCAAGATGTGCAGGGGACAAATGAGCCGCTATCTCATAAAGAACCGGATTTCTGACCCGGAGGCATTAAAAGCATTCACATGGGAAGGCTTTTCCTATAAAGAATCCATGTCCGAGGGGGATAATTGGGTATTTCTACAAGAATAA
- a CDS encoding DUF4136 domain-containing protein: protein MKKIFPFFLLVLLLASCQKDPDMSKLDNDFLVFTNHDKDAKFESFTTFYIPDSVLVIGTSEKPQFWTANEADDIITTLVNNMESRGFKRTLDKDNADLGLQVSYVQSTQYFADYNDGYNYPYWWWNYPGYWSPGYWGPGWGNWYYPYPVVYSYSVGSLLTELVDLDTPAASKADAKLPVLWTAYMSGLLSGSDKFDTQLAVRAIEQAFVQSPYVKK from the coding sequence ATGAAAAAGATTTTTCCTTTTTTTCTGTTAGTTCTTCTGTTGGCTTCTTGCCAAAAGGACCCGGACATGTCGAAATTGGACAATGATTTTCTGGTGTTCACGAATCACGATAAGGACGCGAAATTCGAATCGTTCACTACGTTCTACATTCCGGATAGTGTATTGGTTATCGGCACAAGCGAGAAACCTCAGTTCTGGACAGCCAATGAAGCAGACGATATTATCACTACATTGGTGAATAATATGGAAAGCCGCGGTTTCAAACGCACGCTAGACAAAGATAACGCCGACTTAGGTCTGCAAGTTTCTTACGTACAAAGTACTCAATATTTCGCTGACTACAACGATGGCTACAACTACCCGTACTGGTGGTGGAACTATCCGGGATATTGGAGTCCGGGTTACTGGGGACCAGGTTGGGGAAATTGGTATTACCCGTATCCTGTAGTGTATAGCTATAGTGTAGGTTCCTTGTTGACAGAGTTAGTGGATTTGGATACTCCTGCCGCTTCTAAGGCAGACGCTAAACTTCCGGTTCTTTGGACTGCTTACATGAGTGGCTTGTTGTCTGGTTCCGATAAATTCGATACTCAGCTGGCTGTTCGTGCTATCGAGCAAGCATTTGTACAATCTCCGTACGTAAAGAAATAA
- the clpB gene encoding ATP-dependent chaperone ClpB: MNLNNFTIKAQEAVQQAVQLVTKNNQQVIEPVHLLKAVIMTGESVTNFIFQKLGVNAQNLNMVLDRQIESYPKVSGGEPYLSSESNAVLQKAIDYSSKMGDQYVSLEPIILALFTEKSTASQILKDAGVTEKELRQAIEELRKGNKVTSQSAEETYDALGKYAINLNERARSGKLDPVIGRDEEIRRVLQILSRRTKNNPILIGEPGVGKTAIAEGLAHRIVRGDVPENLKSKQIFSLDMGALIAGAKYKGEFEERLKAVVNEVTKSEGEIILFIDEIHTLVGAGKGEGAMDAANILKPALARGELRSIGATTLDEYQKYFEKDKALERRFQTVIVDEPSELDTISILRGLKEKYENHHKVRIKDDAIISAVQLSTRYITDRFLPDKAIDLMDEAAARLRLQIDSVPESLDEVSRRIKQLEIEREAIKRENDTSKLEQLNKEIADLKEEETKQKAQWQSEKEQINKIQQNKIDIENLKFEADKAEREGDYGKVAEIRYGKIKQKEEEIREVQAKLKTMQGAAAMIKEEVDSDDIADVVSRWTGIPVSKMMQSEKDKLLRLESELHTRVIGQEEAINAIADAVRRSRAGLQDPKRPIGSFIFLGTTGVGKTELAKALAEYLFDDENMMTRIDMSEYQEKFSATRLIGAPPGYVGYDEGGQLTEAIRRKPYSVVLFDEIEKAHPDVFNILLQVLDDGRLTDNKGRVVNFKNTIIIMTSNLGSSLIRENFEKMTPATHDKVVDETKIQVLELLKKTIRPEFLNRIDDIIMFTPLNEEEIRKIVSLQLSSVKKMLATNGVALDFTNEAVDFIADKGFDPQFGARPVKRVIQKYVLNELSKALLGGTVDRNRPIVIDRKDDGLEFKN; this comes from the coding sequence ATGAATTTAAACAATTTTACAATCAAGGCGCAGGAGGCTGTTCAACAAGCCGTACAGTTGGTTACTAAAAATAACCAACAGGTTATCGAACCTGTTCACTTGTTGAAAGCTGTCATTATGACGGGTGAGAGTGTTACTAATTTTATCTTTCAAAAATTAGGGGTAAACGCTCAAAACCTGAATATGGTACTGGATCGCCAAATCGAATCTTATCCTAAGGTTTCGGGAGGCGAACCCTATCTCTCTAGCGAGTCGAACGCTGTCTTACAGAAGGCGATCGATTATTCCTCTAAAATGGGGGATCAATATGTATCGTTGGAGCCGATCATCTTGGCGTTGTTTACGGAAAAGAGCACCGCTTCACAGATATTGAAAGACGCCGGCGTGACAGAGAAAGAGTTACGTCAAGCGATCGAGGAATTGCGTAAAGGAAATAAGGTGACAAGCCAATCCGCCGAGGAGACTTACGATGCCTTAGGAAAATACGCCATCAATTTGAACGAGCGTGCCCGTAGCGGTAAGCTAGACCCCGTGATCGGACGTGACGAGGAGATCCGCCGTGTCTTGCAGATATTGAGCCGCCGTACGAAGAACAATCCGATCTTGATCGGTGAGCCGGGTGTAGGTAAGACTGCTATCGCTGAGGGGTTGGCCCATCGTATCGTTCGGGGTGACGTTCCTGAGAACTTGAAGTCTAAACAGATCTTCTCGTTGGATATGGGCGCGTTGATCGCCGGAGCTAAATATAAAGGCGAGTTCGAGGAACGTTTGAAAGCGGTGGTGAACGAGGTTACGAAATCCGAGGGCGAGATCATCCTCTTTATCGATGAGATCCATACCTTGGTAGGAGCCGGTAAAGGCGAAGGCGCCATGGATGCCGCTAACATCTTGAAACCGGCCTTGGCTCGTGGTGAGCTACGTTCGATCGGTGCCACGACGTTGGATGAGTATCAGAAGTATTTTGAGAAGGATAAGGCGCTTGAGCGTCGGTTCCAGACCGTTATCGTAGACGAGCCGAGTGAGTTGGATACGATCTCCATCCTTCGTGGTTTGAAGGAGAAATATGAGAATCACCATAAAGTACGTATCAAAGATGATGCGATTATCTCTGCCGTACAGTTGTCTACCCGTTATATCACGGATCGTTTCTTGCCGGATAAGGCGATCGATTTGATGGATGAGGCCGCTGCCCGTCTGCGTTTGCAGATCGATTCCGTACCGGAGTCGTTGGATGAGGTTTCCCGCCGTATCAAACAGTTGGAAATCGAGCGTGAGGCGATCAAGCGTGAGAACGATACCTCGAAGTTGGAGCAACTCAACAAAGAGATCGCCGACTTGAAGGAGGAGGAGACCAAGCAAAAGGCTCAGTGGCAGAGCGAGAAGGAGCAGATCAATAAGATCCAGCAAAATAAGATCGATATCGAGAACCTAAAGTTTGAGGCTGATAAGGCGGAGCGTGAGGGTGATTACGGCAAGGTCGCTGAGATCCGTTACGGTAAGATCAAGCAAAAGGAAGAGGAGATCAGGGAGGTACAGGCTAAGTTGAAGACGATGCAAGGTGCCGCGGCTATGATCAAGGAGGAAGTGGATAGCGACGATATCGCCGATGTGGTATCCCGTTGGACTGGAATTCCGGTCAGCAAGATGATGCAGAGCGAGAAAGATAAGTTATTACGTCTGGAGTCCGAGCTTCATACCCGTGTGATTGGTCAGGAAGAGGCGATCAACGCTATCGCCGATGCGGTTCGTCGTAGTCGTGCCGGCTTGCAGGATCCGAAACGACCGATCGGTTCTTTCATCTTCCTCGGTACTACCGGTGTGGGTAAGACGGAGTTGGCCAAGGCATTGGCCGAGTATCTGTTCGATGACGAGAATATGATGACCCGTATCGACATGAGTGAGTATCAAGAGAAATTCAGCGCGACTCGTTTGATCGGTGCGCCTCCGGGATATGTGGGCTACGATGAGGGTGGACAGTTGACGGAGGCGATTCGCCGGAAACCTTACTCGGTTGTCTTGTTCGATGAGATCGAAAAGGCGCATCCGGATGTATTCAATATCTTGTTGCAAGTCTTGGATGATGGACGGTTGACGGATAACAAAGGCCGTGTTGTCAACTTCAAGAACACGATCATTATCATGACAAGTAACCTAGGTTCTTCCTTGATCCGTGAGAACTTCGAGAAGATGACACCCGCCACGCATGACAAGGTGGTAGACGAGACGAAGATCCAAGTACTGGAACTGTTGAAGAAGACGATCCGTCCGGAGTTCTTGAACCGTATCGACGATATCATCATGTTTACTCCGCTGAACGAGGAGGAGATTCGCAAGATCGTATCCTTGCAGTTGAGCAGCGTGAAGAAGATGTTGGCTACGAACGGTGTCGCCTTGGACTTCACGAACGAGGCCGTGGACTTTATCGCCGACAAGGGCTTCGATCCTCAATTCGGTGCCCGTCCGGTAAAACGTGTCATTCAGAAGTATGTCTTGAACGAGTTGTCAAAGGCTTTGCTGGGTGGAACGGTAGACCGTAACCGTCCGATCGTGATCGATAGGAAAGACGATGGTCTGGAATTTAAGAACTAA
- a CDS encoding outer membrane beta-barrel protein, with protein MKKINKSIKLIALLVVCMAMPTLAGAQVLKNAYFNVDWQINSPFGQDFSKKTSGWGAHAEGGYYVIPNFAIGAFISYHTNNEYVDRQTIPVNSTSVITSDQQHSIFQLPFGAAFRYNFAPEGQFQPYVGAQLGASYSEMSTYMNVLKVYDRNWGFYVAPEIGMTVYFTPQKQIGVHMAAYYNYATNKGDVLSYHIDGLNNWGIRLGLAF; from the coding sequence ATGAAAAAGATAAATAAATCAATCAAGTTAATCGCTTTACTCGTAGTTTGTATGGCGATGCCTACTCTGGCTGGCGCCCAGGTTTTGAAAAACGCGTATTTCAATGTAGACTGGCAAATCAACTCTCCGTTCGGTCAAGACTTTTCTAAGAAGACCAGCGGTTGGGGTGCTCACGCTGAGGGTGGTTACTATGTGATTCCTAATTTCGCTATAGGTGCGTTCATCTCTTATCATACAAATAATGAGTATGTGGACCGCCAGACGATTCCGGTAAACTCAACATCCGTAATCACTTCCGATCAACAGCATTCTATCTTCCAGTTGCCTTTTGGTGCGGCTTTCCGTTATAACTTCGCTCCGGAAGGACAATTCCAACCGTATGTTGGCGCTCAGTTAGGTGCTAGCTATAGTGAGATGTCTACCTACATGAACGTGTTGAAGGTTTACGATCGTAACTGGGGATTCTATGTAGCTCCCGAGATCGGTATGACCGTGTACTTCACACCTCAGAAACAGATCGGCGTACATATGGCCGCTTATTATAACTACGCTACCAACAAGGGTGATGTCCTCAGCTATCATATCGATGGTTTGAATAACTGGGGTATCCGCTTAGGTCTAGCGTTCTGA
- a CDS encoding 6-bladed beta-propeller has product MKRTFTYLLLLVLLVCGKQAYNLLISNESIRSNPTGALSDIADEVIAIPLQDSGTHSIREAKYIRQEGDNLFLISNETLYRFNRKGEFICRITHPDDIWVAGYVVNPANQQLIVLGNTDDIFYYSFNGDLLTRKKLKCDLPENRHMLSISMHNNRIFTTEECVHGDTAGQTATIEKQIVEYDSSFHKLQSHTIRPVDLERSACPIGCLAPEVAVELESGTVYAYAPSYQPGNLLRDTLYIKQKRQSQALENLAGKNTLPLLPIRMGSRFWVSTYYNAEDESRNYTFCYDTEKEECWQVKEGLKDNFYQTGNVRRMDPIDPYCHSYCFSKSGEDLRNTFPAQAQGESLVLFIVKLKG; this is encoded by the coding sequence ATGAAAAGAACCTTTACATATTTATTACTACTTGTTCTATTGGTTTGCGGAAAGCAAGCCTATAACCTGTTAATCTCGAATGAATCGATCCGCAGCAACCCTACCGGAGCCTTGTCTGACATTGCGGATGAGGTAATCGCCATTCCATTACAGGACTCAGGGACGCATTCGATCAGGGAGGCCAAGTATATCCGTCAAGAGGGAGATAACCTATTCCTTATCAGCAATGAGACGCTTTACCGTTTCAATCGCAAGGGAGAATTTATCTGTCGCATCACCCATCCGGATGACATATGGGTAGCGGGGTATGTAGTGAACCCGGCCAACCAGCAGCTGATCGTACTTGGAAACACGGACGATATTTTCTATTACTCATTCAATGGTGATCTCCTTACCCGCAAGAAACTGAAATGCGACCTTCCGGAGAATAGGCATATGCTATCCATATCCATGCACAATAACCGGATATTTACCACCGAGGAATGTGTTCATGGGGATACAGCAGGGCAAACCGCTACGATTGAGAAACAGATCGTTGAATACGATTCCTCTTTCCATAAATTACAATCTCATACGATCCGTCCGGTCGATCTGGAACGTTCCGCATGCCCGATCGGTTGTCTCGCCCCGGAAGTAGCCGTGGAGCTCGAAAGCGGAACGGTTTATGCCTACGCCCCCTCCTATCAACCCGGGAACTTATTACGGGACACTTTATATATTAAGCAAAAGCGGCAAAGCCAAGCCTTGGAGAACCTTGCCGGAAAGAATACACTCCCTTTGCTACCGATCCGCATGGGCAGCCGTTTCTGGGTATCTACATACTATAACGCAGAGGATGAGTCCAGAAATTACACCTTCTGTTATGATACGGAGAAGGAAGAATGCTGGCAGGTAAAAGAAGGATTAAAAGATAATTTTTATCAAACCGGTAATGTGCGACGAATGGACCCTATCGATCCCTATTGCCATTCCTATTGTTTCAGCAAATCCGGAGAGGATCTGCGAAATACTTTCCCCGCACAGGCCCAAGGGGAAAGCCTCGTGTTATTTATAGTGAAATTGAAAGGGTAA
- a CDS encoding DUF4858 domain-containing protein, with protein MKMRDVKMRPIFLLIVSILPMMAHAQWTEQDSLRLQEFLSGKEEIRLNPEFQKAIESGTFLRPDQPGTHMLSSPSELPITKDFSEYVQLDTLRRLTNYDSITPVLFMLLNFKSPSRSLAIQKQAHTIRLPKNQDWKEFKVGKVPMAANVKLTNIYSDVVKDGQRRGGVLATIRVYFDAEDLLETIFWKSARDKKRNRKRENTWKYYNDYP; from the coding sequence ATGAAGATGAGAGACGTGAAGATGCGACCTATATTCCTTTTGATAGTATCCATCCTACCTATGATGGCCCATGCGCAGTGGACGGAACAGGATTCTTTGCGCCTGCAAGAATTTTTATCCGGCAAGGAGGAGATACGTTTGAATCCAGAGTTTCAGAAGGCGATAGAAAGCGGAACTTTTCTACGACCCGATCAACCGGGAACCCATATGTTATCCTCGCCAAGTGAGTTGCCGATTACGAAAGACTTCTCGGAATATGTACAGTTAGATACTTTACGTAGGTTGACTAATTATGATTCGATTACCCCAGTCCTATTCATGTTGCTGAATTTTAAGTCACCTTCCCGTTCATTGGCCATACAGAAGCAAGCGCACACGATTAGGCTCCCTAAGAATCAGGATTGGAAAGAGTTTAAGGTAGGTAAGGTTCCTATGGCTGCCAACGTAAAACTGACTAATATATACTCGGATGTCGTGAAGGATGGCCAGCGAAGGGGAGGGGTACTCGCTACCATAAGAGTCTATTTCGACGCAGAGGATTTACTAGAGACTATTTTCTGGAAAAGTGCCCGTGACAAGAAGAGAAACAGGAAACGGGAGAATACGTGGAAGTATTATAATGACTATCCGTAA
- a CDS encoding endonuclease/exonuclease/phosphatase family protein yields MKKLIYILFVLITIAFVVAAIAGFATGRINPEGKEWISFPGLVLLPVLAANLCLFLMWCVFRSHWCWVPLAALLLNWEFLISMFQIRVFPKEIPIGKEAVKVITYNVNNFNTDGKKQLPNIADWLRKEDPDIVCLQECPVESALRMDSVAKTLSFLPYYCSTRSATKAAGNAIFSKYPILRFESILYPESSNKSLFAVMDIQGDSVRVFNNHFQTTSVNAVKPRLYQAHAEGKQLEETEAAFHMAFQMKKNFVKRATQADYIRQMLDAGEGPVIICGDFNDTPASYTYRTVKGDLTDGFRDCGSGFGYTFRQLKRIFRIDYIIYSPDFKGVTYDSPNLDYSDHKPVVWLGYVN; encoded by the coding sequence ATGAAGAAGTTGATATATATTTTATTTGTGTTGATTACGATCGCTTTTGTCGTGGCGGCCATAGCCGGATTCGCTACCGGACGTATTAATCCGGAAGGGAAGGAGTGGATCTCGTTTCCCGGATTGGTGTTATTACCGGTATTGGCGGCCAATCTATGTCTTTTCTTGATGTGGTGTGTCTTTAGGAGTCATTGGTGCTGGGTACCTTTGGCGGCGTTATTGTTGAACTGGGAGTTTTTGATATCGATGTTCCAGATACGGGTCTTCCCAAAAGAGATTCCGATAGGGAAAGAAGCGGTTAAGGTGATTACCTATAACGTGAATAATTTCAATACGGACGGAAAGAAACAGCTTCCTAATATAGCGGATTGGCTGAGAAAGGAGGACCCGGATATCGTTTGCCTCCAAGAATGCCCTGTTGAATCGGCCCTGCGGATGGATTCTGTCGCCAAGACCTTATCGTTCCTACCGTATTATTGCTCTACCCGTTCGGCTACGAAAGCGGCGGGCAACGCTATTTTCAGTAAATATCCGATCCTTCGTTTTGAGTCTATCCTATACCCGGAGTCTAGCAATAAATCCTTGTTTGCCGTCATGGATATCCAAGGGGATAGTGTTCGTGTATTTAATAACCATTTCCAAACGACTAGCGTGAATGCCGTAAAGCCTCGTCTTTACCAAGCCCATGCAGAGGGTAAACAATTGGAGGAAACCGAGGCCGCCTTCCATATGGCTTTTCAGATGAAGAAGAATTTCGTGAAACGGGCGACTCAGGCGGATTATATCCGTCAGATGTTGGATGCCGGGGAGGGGCCCGTGATTATTTGCGGTGATTTTAATGATACACCGGCCTCTTATACGTACCGTACCGTGAAAGGTGATTTAACGGATGGGTTCCGTGACTGCGGCTCTGGTTTCGGGTACACCTTTCGTCAATTAAAGCGTATATTTCGAATTGATTACATAATTTATTCTCCTGATTTTAAGGGTGTAACTTATGATTCTCCTAATTTAGACTACAGTGACCATAAGCCCGTCGTATGGTTAGGATATGTTAATTAA
- a CDS encoding OmpA family protein gives MRNIKLLSVLLLCMAVVFTSCGTWNNTAKGTAIGVGGGAAVGAGVGALAGNTALGAVIGAAVGGTAGALIGKKMDKQKKELEATLPEDTKIESVNNGEALKVTFDSGILFATNSSTLSDASKSALRNFATSLKANPDTDIRIIGFTDNTGKVDYNQTLSEKRAKSVYDYLMMQGVSTDRMVYEGKGIHDPVASNDTPEGRSLNRRVEIVILANQKMIQEAQQGTLR, from the coding sequence ATGAGGAACATTAAATTATTATCTGTTTTACTGCTATGTATGGCAGTGGTGTTTACGAGTTGCGGAACGTGGAATAACACGGCGAAGGGTACGGCGATCGGTGTAGGCGGTGGTGCCGCTGTCGGAGCTGGTGTTGGTGCCTTGGCCGGAAATACCGCATTGGGTGCCGTGATCGGTGCGGCCGTAGGTGGTACAGCCGGTGCGTTAATCGGTAAGAAAATGGATAAGCAGAAGAAGGAGCTGGAAGCTACCCTGCCTGAGGACACGAAGATCGAGAGCGTGAACAATGGTGAGGCCTTGAAGGTTACTTTTGACTCCGGTATCTTGTTTGCCACGAACTCAAGTACGTTGAGCGACGCTTCCAAGAGTGCCTTGCGTAACTTCGCTACCAGTTTGAAGGCCAATCCGGATACGGATATCCGAATCATCGGCTTTACGGATAACACCGGTAAGGTGGATTATAACCAGACCTTGTCCGAGAAACGTGCGAAGAGCGTTTACGATTACCTGATGATGCAGGGGGTAAGCACGGATCGTATGGTTTATGAAGGTAAAGGTATACATGATCCTGTGGCTAGCAATGACACTCCCGAGGGTCGTTCGTTGAACCGTCGTGTTGAGATCGTGATCTTGGCTAATCAGAAAATGATCCAAGAGGCTCAACAAGGAACGCTTCGATAA
- a CDS encoding sensor histidine kinase, with amino-acid sequence MEPKIQSTTSTRALRSKIGPIKAYLFKASYVISPITPSDLKHSMKGAYKSFLSKTDQAYGHSTSTINPKLYPISTFKQMSLVVVPSFMIESPFEIVAIALIAFLLILLSMREHRHKKDILDTERNMAEEVIRLREKAEESNRLTSAFLANMSHEIRTPLNAIVGFSTLISESEDKEEIKEFAKIIHANNELLLNLINDILDMSKIEAGILDFLYTEVEINELIQTLWRSYRFKIKEGVEFRTELPAESYIIHTERNRLSQVLANFINNACKYTFEGMITIGYEIRKDDIYFFVTDTGKGIAEENISRVFDRFAKLDSFTQGTGLGLSICELIIKHLGGEIGVESSVGKGSTFWCTVPTRK; translated from the coding sequence ATGGAACCTAAAATACAAAGTACCACAAGTACCCGAGCTCTCCGGAGCAAAATCGGGCCTATCAAGGCTTACTTATTCAAGGCCTCATATGTAATCAGTCCAATCACGCCAAGCGATCTTAAACATTCCATGAAAGGTGCCTACAAATCATTCCTGTCTAAAACCGATCAAGCATACGGCCATTCCACGTCAACAATCAACCCCAAACTTTACCCTATTTCTACCTTTAAGCAAATGAGCCTCGTAGTAGTCCCGAGTTTCATGATAGAGTCCCCATTCGAGATAGTGGCGATAGCCCTTATCGCCTTTCTACTTATCCTCCTTTCGATGAGGGAACATCGGCATAAGAAAGACATTCTTGACACCGAACGAAATATGGCCGAAGAAGTGATCCGCTTACGTGAGAAGGCGGAAGAATCAAACCGGTTGACAAGTGCTTTCCTCGCCAATATGAGCCATGAGATACGGACCCCATTGAATGCGATCGTAGGTTTCTCGACCCTTATCAGCGAAAGTGAGGATAAAGAGGAGATCAAAGAATTCGCTAAAATCATTCACGCAAACAATGAGCTACTCCTTAATTTAATCAATGACATACTCGATATGTCAAAAATAGAAGCCGGTATATTGGATTTCCTTTATACGGAAGTAGAGATTAACGAGCTTATACAAACCCTATGGCGGAGTTACCGATTCAAGATCAAGGAAGGAGTAGAATTCCGCACGGAACTGCCTGCGGAAAGCTACATTATCCATACTGAGAGAAACCGTTTATCCCAAGTACTGGCTAATTTCATCAATAATGCTTGCAAATACACTTTCGAGGGAATGATAACGATCGGATATGAAATAAGGAAAGACGATATTTATTTCTTTGTTACCGATACGGGAAAAGGGATAGCGGAAGAAAATATCTCCCGTGTTTTCGATCGATTCGCTAAATTAGATTCCTTCACCCAAGGTACGGGGCTCGGGCTGTCTATCTGTGAATTAATCATTAAACATTTAGGTGGAGAGATCGGCGTGGAGTCAAGCGTTGGAAAAGGATCTACATTTTGGTGCACGGTTCCCACCCGGAAATAA